The genomic region GGATCCCGCGGCCCTTGGCCTGCGCGAACCGCGGGTGGTCGCTGAGGCCGTGGTCCTCGAGCAGGGTCGCCAGGGCGCCGGCGCCTCGGCGGAAGCCGAGCGCATCGACCGACAGCATGCCGAGGTCCGGCGCGACGTGGTACCGGCGATCGCCCGTGGCGGCGTACTTCCTCGCGAGCGCCTCGCCCATGATGATCCAGAGGGCGTAGCACGTCGGGGCGCAGTGGCCGGCGGCCAGCATGAACTTGTCGGCGTACGGGTGCTTGGGACGCCGGTAGTCGAAGTGCAGGCCGCCGCGCTGGCGGCCGGCGAGATGCGTGACGACGTTCAGCGGCGTGTAGGCCAGGGGCCCGCCGAAATGACCGGTCTGCGCGTAGTTGCCAAGCAGCACCAGCGTCATGCACGTCATGAAGCCGATGTCCTCCAGCTGGGACAGATCGCCGCGGTCGAGCTGGTCGTGGGATCGTGACTGGAGGGTCACGTGTTCTGCGTTCATGGGGTCGTGGGTCCTGTCACTCGGGAGGGATCGTGGGGCGAACGCAGCAGATCCTACAGCGACGGGCCGGGCGCGCAAAGCGCGGGCCGGCCGCTCCTGGTGGCCCCGGCGCTCGTCTGCGATAATCCGCGCATGATCCGCCGCACCTTCGTCTCCGCTCTCACCGGCGTCGGCACGCTGTTCGCGGCCGGCTCGCCGGCCGCCGCGCAGCGCTCACCGTCCGGCGCCAGTCCACGGCGACACGCACAGGACGACTGGCTCGACCAGGCCCCGGCCGGGCATCGCGTGGTGTTCGACTGCTGGATGTCGGACACCGTCGGAGAGACCGTCGGCTTCGCCGCCAACTGGTACCGCGTGAACAAGGAGCAGTACGGCCTGGCCGACGGCGACCTGGGAATGGTGATCGTCGTGCGCCACGGGTCGGCGCCCTTCGCCTTCGGCACGGGCCTGTGGGCGAAATACGGGAAGATCCTGGCAGCGAACATGGCCGCCAACGACCCGGCGGCCCACCCCATTCCGACGACCAACGTGCACGCCGAACGCCTCCAGGGCCTGGCGAAGCAGGGCATGCGGCTGGCAATCTGCAGCCTGTCCACGCGGCGCTACGCGGGCGCCATCGCCAAGGAGACGGGCCAGGAGCCGGACGCCGTCTACACGGAGATCACGGCCAATCCCATTGGCCCGGCGCACTTCGTGCCCGCGGGCGTGGTGACCGTGACGCGCGCCCAGGAGCGCGGGTATTCGCTCGTCAGCATCGGCTGAGTCCCGGGCGCACCACATGCCCTTCGAGAAGATCGCGGAGCAGAAGATCCGGGCGGCCATGGAGGCCGGCGAATTCGACGATCTGCCGGGCGCGGGTCAACCGGTCGATCTCGAGGGCTATTTCGCCCTTCCACACCACCTCAGGGCGGCGTACGCCGTCCTGAAGAACGCCAACTGCGCACCCGAGGAAGTGCTGCTGCTGAGGGACGTGGCCAGGCTGGAACGCGCCGTGGCCGACGCCGGCGACGCGAGCCCGGAGCTGCACCGCGAGTTGGAGGCGGCCCGCCTCAAGCTGTCGGTGGCCATGGAACGCTTCAGGCGCGAGGCGCGCACCACCTGAGCCCCCGTCATCCATGAGCGCCTTCCGCCCGCGGTTCGTCGCCATCGTCCTCGCCGCGTGCGCGGCCGTCGGACTCGGGCCTCGGGTGGTGGCCGACGGGCAGGCATCGCCCCGCTATGCCGCCGCTCGCAACGGCGACGTCGTGAACCTGCGGGACGGCCAGACCGGCACGAGCGTCACGGTCGTGCCCTCGGTGGGCAACATCGCCACCGCGTTCATGGTGCACGGGCAGAACGTGCTCCGCTTCCAGCAGGCCTCGCTGGACGAGTTCAAGGCCCGCCCGGGCCAGACGGGCATTCCGTTCATGGCGCCGTGGATCAACCGCCTGGACGAGCAGGCCTTCCACGCCAACGGCCGCCGGCACGCCTTCGACATGAGCCTCGGGAACGTGCGCGGCGAAATCCCCATCCACGGCTTCGTGACCACGACGGACAAGTGGCGGCTGGTGTCCGTCGACGCGACGCCCTCGGGCGCGTCGGTCACGAGCCGGCTGGAGTTCTTCCGCCAGCCCGCATGGATGCGGCAGTGGCCGTTCGCCCACACCATCACCACGACCTACCGCCTGGCGGACGGCGCGCTGGAAGTGGCGACGACGATCGAGAACCTGAGCGACGAGCCGATGCCGGTCGCCGTCGGCTTCCATCCGTACTTCCAGCTCACCGACTCGCCGCGTGACGAGTGGCGCCTGACGCTCGGCGCCCGGACGCGCTGGCTGCTCGACGGCCGGAAGCTCCCGACCGGCGCCACCGAGGCCGCCTCCGCCCTCCTCCCGCCGGCCTCGCCACTGGCCGACTACAACCTGGACGACGTGTTCGGCGATCTCGTCCGCGACGCCGATGGGCGATCCACGACGAGCGTCCGCGGTCGGACGCAGCAGCTCGACGTGGTCCTGGGTCCGAACTTCAGGTCCGTCGTCATCTGGGCGCCGAACCCGTCCGGCAGGGGCCGAGGCGGCCAGGGCGACTCGCCGCCGGCCGAACGCAACTTCATCTGCATCGAGCCGATGGCCGCCATCACGAACGCGTTGAACATGGCGCCGCGCGGCCGGTATGCGGACCTGCAGGCGATCCCCCCGGGCGGCACCTGGCGCGAGAGCTTCTGGGTCAGGCCGAGTGGATTCCAGCCGCCGCGCTGAGCGCCGGCGCCGACGCGAACGCGCTGCGTCACGCCAGGCCCGCGGTCGGCGACTGCGTGGGGTGCGCCGGCCTCATCGCCGCCAGCGAGCGATCTCGGCGTCGAACGCCGGCGTCAGATCGCTCTGACCCAACGCCCCTTCGAGCAGTCGAAGCGTGCTCCGGATCTGGTCGACGTCGAGGTCGGTTCCTCGCTCCGACAGCACGCCGCGGACATCTTCGATGTCCTTCTCCCGCCCGGCGAGCAGCTTCGTGACGATCAGATCTTCTGCGCTGATGAATGGCACGACAGCACCAGCCACGTCGATGGGCACGGCCCGTTCGAGAAACAGATCCTCGAGACCAGGCCCGGCCAGGACCACATCGAGGGCCAGGCCCGACCTCCGGTGTTCGAACGGTACGACGCGTGTCGACCGGATGAACGTCTCCGTCGCGTCGATCCGAAGCGAGAACCCGGCCGTGTCGAGCGTCCGCACCAGGTGATCCGTCGAGGTCGTGCACTTGACGGTGACGTCCACGTCCGTCGTCAGGCGCGGGCGCCCCCACACCAGCGCAGCCTGAGCGCCGAAGACGTACCAGCGGACGCCCATCGCCGCCAGCGCCGCGGCGAGGTCCGACAGCAGCTCAGCGGGGCCGGCAGACGACGGCACGCAGCGCCTCTCCGACGCGCTGATGGACCCGCAGATCGTCGAGCCGGTGCTGGCGGCTCGGCCAGTCCGGCCGGAGCCGCTGCGCGTGCGTGCGCAGGTGGTCCGCGACGGCGAGGACGTCCGCGGCGGAGCGCCCGGCCTTGAGCGCGCGCCAGCCGCGGTCTTTCGACCCGGCGATCGCCGCCCAGTCGCGGCTCACGAACTGGCGAATCGAGTCGCGATCCACGGGCCGATCCTATCACCCACTCGCGCTCGCGCCAGTCGACCGCGCACGCGCCGCCGGAATCCAGGCGCCTCGCCGGTTCGTCAGCGGGCGAGGTCGCTGCGGTAGACGACGCCGCCCTTCATCACGAGCCGGATCGAACGGAGCGCACGGATGTCGGCCGTCGGGTCCGCGTCGGTCACGACGAGGTCGGCGAGCTTGCCGGGCTCGATGCTGCCGAGGCGATCCTCCGCGCCCAGCATCGTCGCGGCGTCGATGGTCGCCGAGCGGAGCGCCTGCAGCGGCGTCATCCCGGCCTGCACGTAGTACTGCGCCTCGCGCACCGTCGCCGTCGTGCCGTCGTTCGGCTCGAACGGGAACTGGTCGGTGCCGAGCGCGATGCGCACCTTGTGGCGGATGGCGCTCTGCAGCATCCGGAAGTGCGCCTCGCCCACCGACGCCACGCGCGCGAGATACCAGTCGGGCGAGCCGATCTTCCTGAAGAACTCCATCACCGTGGGCTGGGCCACGACGATCGTGGGCACGAGCCATACGCCCTTCGCCGCCATCCGCGCGAGGACCTCGTCGGTGAGGAAGTAGCCGTGCTCCACGCCGTCGAGGCCGGCCTCGATGGCCTCGAGCGTCGCGCCCGGCGATCCCGAGTGCGCCGTCACCTTCAGCCCGTGGCGGTGCGCCATGTCCGTCACGGCGGCCACCTCGTCCCTCGTCATGTGCGAGGCCGCGATGTCGCCGTGCGTGTCGGCGATGCCGCCCGAGATGGCGATCTTGATCCACTCGGCGCCGTCGAAGGCCCGCTGGCGGACGGCGCGGCGGAACGCCTCGGGCGAATCGAGGCCTTCGTCGCCGGGGCTCCAGCCATGGCCGCCGGTGACGTTCAGCGTCGCCCCCGCCGTGAACATCCGCGGGCCCACGGCCTCGCCGCGCTCGATGGCCCGGCGGAGCGCGAAGTCCGCGCCCTTGGCCTCGCCCGTGGAGCGCGTGGTGGTGACGCCGCTCAGGAGCGACTGCCTGGCGTTGCTGGCCATGCGGAGGGCCAGCGCGGCGTCTGTCTCGTTGGCGAGCGCGTCGCCCTGCGCGCCTGGCAGGACGAGCCCGTAGTGCGTGTGCATGTTCATCAGGCCGGGCACGATCCACGTGCCGGCCGCGCGGATCACCTCGGCGCCAGCGGGGACGGGCGTCGAGGCTGCCGGTCCGACGGCGGCGAGTCGCTCGCCCTCGATGACCACGACGGCATTCGGGATCGCCGGCCCCCCGGTGACGTTCACGACCGTGGCACCCACGATCGCCACCGGCGCCCGCGGGGCGGGGACACCGGGCTGCGCAGGGGCCGCCGCGATCGCCACGACGGCCGCCCGCCACGAAAGCCATGCCGCGATCGCCACGACACCGAGCACTGCGCGCATGCGCGACCTCCTCACGAGCCCGACTGGTTGAGCTCGTACTTCATGATGCCGGCGTGCCGGCCACCCTTCTCCCGTTCGAGCGCGTAGACCTCGCCAGCGGGCCCACGCCGCCGCGCCAGAACGGCGTCGAGGTCGGCGCGGTCCTCGTCGGTCAGCGCCAGCGTCGCCGCCTGGAGCGTGGACGCCAGGTGCCGCGCGCTGGTCGCGCCCACGATCGCGGCGGCCACCTGCGGGCGGTCGAGCACGAAGCGGATCGCGACGGCGCCCGGGCTGACGGCATGCCGCCTCGCCACGCGGTCCACCGCCTCGAGGAGCGCCTGGAACAGGACCCAGCCGCCGAACTCCTCGACGATCAGGTGGTACTTCGTGAGCGACCGGTTCTCGTGGGGGAACGGCGGTTCGGCCGCGTCGAGCCAGCGCTCGCCGATGAATCCCCCGGCCAGGGCGCCGTAGCAGAGCAGGGCGATGCCGCGTGCCGCGCAGACGGACGTCATCGACGCCTCGGGCCGGGCGTCGAGCAGCGAGTACTGCACCTGGTGGCTGGCGACCGGCACGCCGGCGTCCGCCAGCTCGGCGACACGCGCCGCGTCGAAGTTCGTGAGCCCGACGAGGCGGATCTTGCCGTGCTCGCGCAGCCGGGCCAGCTCGAGGGCGACGTCCACGTATCGAGGGACGTCGTAGTCCCACCAGTGGAACTGGACCAGGTCCAGCCGCTCGACGCCGAGCCGCGCGAGAGAGCGATCCACGGCGCGGACCACGTCGTCACGGCCGGTCGTGGCCAGCGCGCTCCGGTCGGGCACGAACTTCGTGTGCACCTGGACGGGCGTCGCGCTCGCCGGACGCCCGGCCAGGAAGCGGCCGATCAGGACCTCGACGCCCGTGTAGATGTCCGCGCAGTCGAACGTGGTGATGCCGGCCTCGACGAACCGGGCCATGTCGTCGAGAGCCGTGCCCGCGTCCACCGACCCGTGGCCGCCTGCCAGTTGCCAGCCGCCCTTGATGATCCGCGACACCGTGTAGCCGGGCGCCAGTTCGACGCGCGGGACACTCATCGCGTGCGCGGCCGGCGCCGGGCGGGCCGGACCTGGCGACGCCTGGCCGTCCGTGGCAGCGGGACGGCCGTCACCTCGCCGTGCCGGAAGGTGGACGAGCCGGTCCGCGTGATTCGGAAACGTCCGCCGCAATTCGGATCGGGGCACGCGATCTCGGCGTCGG from Vicinamibacterales bacterium harbors:
- a CDS encoding DUF1992 domain-containing protein: MPFEKIAEQKIRAAMEAGEFDDLPGAGQPVDLEGYFALPHHLRAAYAVLKNANCAPEEVLLLRDVARLERAVADAGDASPELHRELEAARLKLSVAMERFRREARTT
- a CDS encoding aldose 1-epimerase, whose translation is MSAFRPRFVAIVLAACAAVGLGPRVVADGQASPRYAAARNGDVVNLRDGQTGTSVTVVPSVGNIATAFMVHGQNVLRFQQASLDEFKARPGQTGIPFMAPWINRLDEQAFHANGRRHAFDMSLGNVRGEIPIHGFVTTTDKWRLVSVDATPSGASVTSRLEFFRQPAWMRQWPFAHTITTTYRLADGALEVATTIENLSDEPMPVAVGFHPYFQLTDSPRDEWRLTLGARTRWLLDGRKLPTGATEAASALLPPASPLADYNLDDVFGDLVRDADGRSTTSVRGRTQQLDVVLGPNFRSVVIWAPNPSGRGRGGQGDSPPAERNFICIEPMAAITNALNMAPRGRYADLQAIPPGGTWRESFWVRPSGFQPPR
- a CDS encoding nucleotidyltransferase, translated to MPSSAGPAELLSDLAAALAAMGVRWYVFGAQAALVWGRPRLTTDVDVTVKCTTSTDHLVRTLDTAGFSLRIDATETFIRSTRVVPFEHRRSGLALDVVLAGPGLEDLFLERAVPIDVAGAVVPFISAEDLIVTKLLAGREKDIEDVRGVLSERGTDLDVDQIRSTLRLLEGALGQSDLTPAFDAEIARWRR
- a CDS encoding amidohydrolase family protein, which produces MRAVLGVVAIAAWLSWRAAVVAIAAAPAQPGVPAPRAPVAIVGATVVNVTGGPAIPNAVVVIEGERLAAVGPAASTPVPAGAEVIRAAGTWIVPGLMNMHTHYGLVLPGAQGDALANETDAALALRMASNARQSLLSGVTTTRSTGEAKGADFALRRAIERGEAVGPRMFTAGATLNVTGGHGWSPGDEGLDSPEAFRRAVRQRAFDGAEWIKIAISGGIADTHGDIAASHMTRDEVAAVTDMAHRHGLKVTAHSGSPGATLEAIEAGLDGVEHGYFLTDEVLARMAAKGVWLVPTIVVAQPTVMEFFRKIGSPDWYLARVASVGEAHFRMLQSAIRHKVRIALGTDQFPFEPNDGTTATVREAQYYVQAGMTPLQALRSATIDAATMLGAEDRLGSIEPGKLADLVVTDADPTADIRALRSIRLVMKGGVVYRSDLAR
- a CDS encoding aldo/keto reductase codes for the protein MSVPRVELAPGYTVSRIIKGGWQLAGGHGSVDAGTALDDMARFVEAGITTFDCADIYTGVEVLIGRFLAGRPASATPVQVHTKFVPDRSALATTGRDDVVRAVDRSLARLGVERLDLVQFHWWDYDVPRYVDVALELARLREHGKIRLVGLTNFDAARVAELADAGVPVASHQVQYSLLDARPEASMTSVCAARGIALLCYGALAGGFIGERWLDAAEPPFPHENRSLTKYHLIVEEFGGWVLFQALLEAVDRVARRHAVSPGAVAIRFVLDRPQVAAAIVGATSARHLASTLQAATLALTDEDRADLDAVLARRRGPAGEVYALEREKGGRHAGIMKYELNQSGS